A stretch of the Bradyrhizobium sp. CCBAU 53351 genome encodes the following:
- a CDS encoding DUF2950 domain-containing protein gives MTVLDTFRRAMLPGIITLVLLGSELQAQQSFKTPEDAAAALAAAVKSGPDDILKVLGRAADDIVSSGDEIADNDIRARFTSMYDARHAIKAEGNKTATLVLGPDDFPFPIPLVNTKAGWEFDTDEGRIEVLRRRIGRNELDAIQTALAFVDAQNEYADKDRGEGAGIYAQRIVSSPGKKDGLFWRDDNDPSPLGALAAEASKEGYRAGDVGPAPYHGYYFRILKGQGRDAPGGALNYVVKGKMIGGFALIAWPAEYGNSGIMTFLVNHAGTVYQKDLGKRTAFVAERTSLFDPDETWKKVDAPAK, from the coding sequence ATGACCGTCCTAGACACATTCCGTCGCGCAATGTTGCCGGGCATCATCACGCTGGTGTTGCTCGGCTCCGAGCTGCAGGCGCAGCAATCCTTCAAGACGCCGGAGGATGCGGCGGCTGCGCTCGCCGCCGCGGTCAAGAGCGGACCGGACGACATCTTGAAAGTGCTTGGGCGTGCCGCCGACGACATCGTCTCCTCTGGCGACGAGATCGCCGACAACGACATCCGAGCGCGCTTCACGTCGATGTATGATGCCAGGCACGCCATCAAGGCCGAAGGCAACAAGACCGCGACGTTGGTGCTGGGTCCGGATGACTTCCCGTTCCCCATTCCGCTGGTCAACACCAAGGCCGGCTGGGAATTCGACACCGACGAGGGACGCATCGAAGTGCTGCGCCGGCGTATCGGTCGCAACGAACTCGATGCGATCCAGACCGCGCTCGCCTTTGTCGACGCGCAGAATGAATATGCCGACAAGGACCGCGGCGAGGGCGCCGGCATCTATGCGCAGCGCATCGTCTCCTCGCCGGGCAAGAAGGACGGCCTGTTCTGGCGCGACGACAACGACCCGAGCCCACTCGGCGCGCTGGCGGCCGAGGCCTCGAAAGAGGGCTACCGCGCCGGCGATGTCGGACCTGCGCCCTATCACGGCTACTACTTCCGGATTCTCAAAGGGCAGGGCCGGGACGCTCCCGGCGGCGCGCTCAATTACGTCGTCAAGGGCAAGATGATCGGGGGCTTCGCCTTGATCGCCTGGCCTGCCGAATACGGCAATTCGGGCATCATGACCTTCCTGGTCAATCATGCGGGTACCGTCTACCAGAAGGATCTCGGCAAGCGCACGGCCTTCGTCGCCGAGCGTACCTCGCTGTTCGATCCTGATGAGACCTGGAAGAAGGTCGATGCCCCGGCAAAGTGA
- a CDS encoding DUF3300 domain-containing protein: MFRCGKILMALAFTMATSFAAMAQTPTTPAVPTPQAQPASPAAPSAELLKPEQLEALVAPIALYPDELLANVLAASTYPLEVVQADRWLKERKTLKGDALKAEVDKQAWDDSVKALASTADVLTMMSDQLDWTKKLGDAFLAQQPDVMDAIQRLRTKAYDNKKLVTTKQQKVSVQSQEGKQVVVIQQANPAEMYVPYYDPATVYGGWPYAEYPPYYWGYPSYIGAGVVAAGLAFGTAWAIGRWRNYWGGGCNWGNRNVYVNHRTTNIGNGWQHNPAHRGGVRYNNSNVQQRFGNSNLKAGVSDRMDFRGRDGNQVLRPNQGAGDRAGDRAGDRAGDRGDRAGDRAGDRAGDRAGNRGDRPGAGDRAGAADRAKGGGDRAKAANKAGGDRAKAANRAGGAAANRGSGGNRGGAMNVSSGRSAAAASARGRSSMASMPRGGGGGPSFAGRGGGGGAAMRGGGGGGGFRGGGGGGRRSDIALKHDITLLGHLSSGIGYYRFSYIGSDKAYVGVMAQEVEQVMPAAVRRGSDGYLRVHYEKLGLTFRTYRDWLAGGAKVPAEVTP; encoded by the coding sequence ATGTTTCGCTGCGGCAAGATCCTGATGGCGCTTGCGTTCACAATGGCGACCTCGTTCGCTGCAATGGCACAGACCCCAACGACGCCTGCGGTCCCGACTCCGCAGGCGCAGCCGGCAAGTCCCGCGGCGCCGTCGGCCGAGCTTCTGAAACCCGAGCAGCTCGAGGCCCTTGTTGCGCCGATCGCGCTCTATCCGGATGAACTCCTCGCCAACGTTCTGGCCGCCTCGACCTATCCGCTCGAGGTGGTGCAGGCTGACCGCTGGCTGAAGGAGCGCAAGACCCTCAAGGGTGACGCACTGAAGGCGGAGGTGGACAAGCAGGCCTGGGACGACAGCGTCAAGGCGCTCGCCAGCACCGCCGACGTCCTGACCATGATGAGCGACCAGCTCGACTGGACCAAGAAGCTCGGCGATGCCTTTCTCGCGCAGCAGCCCGATGTGATGGATGCGATCCAGCGCCTGCGCACCAAGGCCTATGACAACAAGAAGCTTGTCACCACCAAGCAGCAGAAGGTCAGCGTTCAGTCTCAGGAAGGCAAGCAGGTCGTCGTGATCCAGCAGGCCAATCCCGCGGAGATGTATGTGCCGTACTACGATCCGGCCACGGTCTATGGCGGCTGGCCCTATGCGGAATATCCGCCTTATTACTGGGGCTATCCGTCCTATATCGGCGCGGGTGTGGTCGCGGCGGGGCTTGCTTTCGGCACCGCATGGGCGATCGGGCGGTGGCGCAATTACTGGGGCGGCGGCTGCAACTGGGGCAATCGCAACGTTTACGTCAACCACCGCACCACCAACATCGGCAATGGTTGGCAGCACAATCCGGCGCATCGCGGCGGCGTCCGCTACAACAACAGCAACGTTCAGCAGCGTTTCGGCAACAGCAATTTGAAGGCCGGCGTGTCGGACCGCATGGATTTCCGCGGTCGTGATGGCAACCAGGTTTTGCGTCCCAATCAGGGCGCGGGAGATCGGGCAGGCGACCGTGCCGGTGATCGTGCTGGTGATCGCGGTGACCGGGCAGGAGACCGCGCGGGAGATCGTGCGGGAGATCGTGCAGGCAACCGCGGTGATCGGCCCGGCGCTGGTGATCGTGCCGGAGCCGCGGATCGCGCCAAGGGCGGCGGCGACCGCGCCAAGGCTGCCAACAAGGCCGGCGGCGATCGCGCAAAGGCTGCTAACCGCGCCGGCGGCGCTGCGGCCAATCGTGGCAGCGGCGGCAATCGTGGCGGTGCCATGAACGTCTCCTCCGGCCGCTCGGCAGCTGCAGCATCCGCCCGTGGGCGGTCGAGCATGGCGAGCATGCCGCGCGGTGGCGGCGGCGGCCCGAGCTTTGCCGGCCGCGGCGGCGGTGGCGGAGCGGCGATGCGTGGAGGCGGTGGCGGGGGCGGCTTCCGTGGCGGTGGTGGCGGTGGTCGGCGCTCCGATATCGCGCTGAAGCACGACATCACGCTCCTCGGCCATCTCTCGAGCGGCATCGGCTACTATCGCTTCAGCTACATCGGTAGCGACAAGGCCTATGTCGGCGTCATGGCCCAGGAGGTCGAGCAGGTGATGCCTGCCGCGGTGAGGCGCGGCAGCGATGGCTATCTGCGGGTCCATTACGAAAAGCTGGGGCTGACATTCCGCACCTACCGCGACTGGCTCGCCGGCGGCGCGAAGGTCCCTGCGGAGGTGACGCCATGA